Below is a genomic region from Candidatus Limnocylindrales bacterium.
GACGGGTCGACGAGCAGCGCCGGCACGATGCGGTCGACGACGATGCGCCCGTCGAGGATGCCGATGGCGGACAGCAGGCCCGGATCGGCCGGCACGAGGATCTCGCCGAATCCCATCTCGGCCGCCATGCCGCATGCGTGCAGTCCGGCGGCCCCGCCGAACGGAAACAGCACGGCGGTACGCGGATCCTGCCCGCGCTGCACCGTGATCGTGCGGATCGCGCGCTCCATGTTGCCTTCGACGACGCGCACGACGCCTTCGGCTGCTTCCTCGATCGTGCGGACGCGCATCGCGCGTCGCAGCCCGTCGAGCGCGCGGCGCGCGCGTGCGACATCGAGCGACATCGTGCCGCCGAGGAAATGCGCCGCCGGAAGGCGTCCGAGCACGACGTTGGCGTCGGTCACGGTCGGCTCGGTTCCGCGCCCGTAGCAGGCCGGCCCGGGATCGGCGCCTGCGCTCTTCGGCCCGACGCGCAGCGCGCCGCCGTCGTCGACGTACGCAATCGATCCGCCGCCGGCTCCGACCGTATGGATGTCAATGCACGGGACGCGCAGCGCGAAGCCGCCGATCCACGTGTCCACGCGCCGCGGAGGCTCGCCGTCTACGAACGCGACGTCCGTAGACGTGCCGCCCATGTCGACGGTGACGATGCGGGCGATCTTTCGACGGGCGGCGACGGCAGCTGCGGCGGCAACTCCGCCGGCCGGTCCGGAAAGCATCGTGCGCACCGGTTCGCGCGCGGCTGTGGCAAAACCGATTGCACCGCCGCTCGACTGCATCACGCGGAAACGGCGCGCGCGGCTTCTGGTAGCAAGGCTTTCGAGATGGCCGGCAACTTTCGGCTGCACGTAGGCGTTGGCGACGGCCGTGCTCGTGCGCTCGTATTCGCCGGAGGTCGGCGAGACTTCGTGCGAAAGCGTGACCGGGATCCCGAGCGCCGCCAGCGCGTCGCCGAGTTTCGTTTCGTGCGCCGGACGAACCGGCGAGTGCAGCAGGCAGACGGCTGCGGCCTCGGCCTTAAGGCTGCGGACAGCCTTTACGACCCGGCGGACTTCGGCGTCTTCGAGGGCGTGCTCAATGGTTCCGTCGAACAGCACGCGCTCGTGCGCGCCGAGGCGCAGCTCCGGCTCGACCAGAGGCTCGGGCCGGCGCGGCTCGAGGTCGTAGAGATCGGGCCGCGCCTGGCGCCCGATCTCGATCACGTCCTCGAAACCGCGGGTGGTGACGAGCACGGTGCGTGCGCCGCGCCGCTCGAGCATCGCGTTGGTGGCAACCGTCGTCCCGTACGTGAACAGGTCGGGCTCACGCTCGCCGAAGAGCTGCGCGAATCCGGCGAGCACCGCGCGCGCCGGATCGGCCGGGGTCGACAGCAGCTTGAGGCGTCCGCGCGTGACGACGCCTTTCGCATCCACGTCGCGATAGACGATGTCGGTGAACGTGCCGCCGGTATCCACGCCGATCGTGAGCGTCGGTTTGCGAGTTGTCGGCACCTGAGTCTTCCGGAAGCGGCCGCGAACGATGGCAGCGGACCGACCGGCACGCAACCGGCTCACAGAATCGGGGTCAGACACTGGTTTTCAGAAATCCGGGACAGACACTGAAATCGCGAAATCGGGGACAGACACTGATTTTCCGAAATCAGTGTCTGTCCCCGATATGACGAAATCGGTGTCTGTCCCCGATTTCCGTGCGTGGCTGCGGGATCGGGAGCGCGGCGAAGTGACCCGCGCTGCGTCTCGTGTTTGAATCGGCCCCTGGTGGCAGGGCGGCGCACCAACGCCGGCCTTTTCACCGTACCCGTCGAGCTCACAGTGCGGACTCTCCCTCGAACCACCGCTGCGCTGATCGCGTGGCTCTGTGCCGGACTGCCCGCGACGCATGCCGCTGCTGCCGACCAGTTCGCGTACACGATGCGCCGCGAAGTCCATGCCATGGACCTGCGCACCGGCGGCGAGGTTCCGTTCGCAAGCGAGAAAGTCGGCGCCGACACGCACCGTACGCTCGGCGTGACCGGCCGCGTCGCGATCGCGCGCCGCATGACGCTCGTCGAGGACGGCGGCCAGGTGTTCGTCTACGCGATGCTTCCCGAAGCCCTCGCATCGAGCGAGCGCGATCTCGACGTCCTCATCGACGGAAAAGACGGCATGAAGGTGCGCGGCAGCATCCACTTCACGCCGGGCGGCAGCCGCCGCGTCGCGCGCCTGTTCGTGCTACCGGATCTCGTGCCGGGGCCGGCGCTCGTTGAAGTTCACGTGCGCGGCGTGCACGTCGCCGAGTGGCAGGAGATCGTGACCGAGGAGATCGACGTCCCGGCCAAGGGCCGTCTGCATTTCGGCTACACGCTCGAAGGCTCGACCGGCAAATCGCCGCCGGTCGAGCTCGTCGTCGAAGCGCGGCCGGCAAAGAACGAGAAAGGCATGCAGCCGGTCACGCTTCTGAGCACGAGCGTCTCCGGCGGAAGGTCGGGCAAGTGGGAGGACGAGACCAAGGATCTCGGCAGGCTTGCGGGTCATCGCATACAGCTCGCGTTTCGCAGCCGGCCGGCTGGAGATGCCGCTGCGGGCGCGCCGGGCATCGTGTGGGGAGCGCCCGCGATCGAAGTCGACGAGAAACGGCGCGCGTATCCGCTGATCCTCGTGGTTTCGCTCGATTCGCTGCGCGCGTCGGAGGTCGGGCTCTACTCCGGCAGGACCACCGCGCCTTCTCTCGGCAGCTTGTTCGGAAAGAAGAGCGCGGTCGGTGACGCAACGCCGTTTCTCGACGATTTCTTCGGCAGCCGGGGCGCGGTGATGACGCATGCGCTCACGCAATCGGTCACGACGCTGCCGTCACACTTTACGCTGATGACCGGGCTCAGCCCGATGTCGCACGGCGTCGTCGACGAGACGCACACGCTCGGGCCGGGTGTCGCGACGCTCGCGCAGGTGCTGCGCGAGAGCGGCTGGCATACCGCCGCATTTACCGAAGGCGGAGCGCTCGCCGGCGAGCTCGGCTTCCGCCGCGGCTTCGACCTTTACGACGAAGGCAGCTCGACCGAGATCGAGCCGTCGACGTCCGATGCCATCGAGCGTGCAAAGCACTGGCTCGAAGATTACAGCGGCATTCCGCTGTTCGTGTTCGTGCACACGTATGCGACCCGTCCGGTCCACGGCGGCGTCGACGGGACGGCGGATCCGAAGATCCGCAAGGATCAGCTCGCGGCGTACGCCGAGCAGGTGCATCGCGCCGATGCGGCGCTGAAAGGGCTGTTCGAATCGCTCGACGGCCGTATCGACGAGGATCACGCGCTCTACGTGGTGACGTCGGGCCACGGTGAGGCGTTCTTCGAGCACGGCGCGGTCGGCCACGGCACCGAGCTTTACGACGAAGCGGTACGTGTGCCGCTCATGCTTCGCGGAACCGCAATCGAAGAGACCGGCAAGCAGAGCCTCCTCGTCGGTCTCGTCGATGTCGCGCCGACCATTCTGGAACTCGCCGGCGTGCGTGCGCCTGCCGGAATGCAGGGCCGTTCGTTCGCGCCGCTTCTCGAGGCGGGGCGCAGCGTGCTTGCCGCGCCTCGTTTCAGCGAAGCGCGGCGCCCGGTGCGGCTTACCGACAAGGGCCAGCTCATGCTGTGGGGACCGCCGTCGTACGCGATGTGCGATGGGACGCGCAAGCTCATCTGGAACGCCGGCGCGGGCGATACGTACGAGGCGTTCGATCTCGCGCGCGATCCCGACGAGCAACGAAACCTGGTGACGGTGAGCTTTTCGCCAGAGTGGGCAACGCGAATGGCCGCAACGCTCCGTAACTATCCCGCAACAGCCGCGCGCCACGCGCGCCCCGGCGGCAAAGCCAACCTCTCGCCCGCCAACCGCTCCCGCCTCGAGTCCCTCGGCTACGCCCGCTGAAAAAATGTACCGCTGAAAAAATGTACCAGGTACATTTTAAAATCGCGCGTAAAAACAGGGGCCGGGCATGGCTTCGGAGTAATTGTGCCGGTTGGATTTTTCGCGTAGACGCGCAGTGTCATGAGCACTCAAGCAATCAACTTTACGCGCGGAGTTCCGGCCACCGAATCGTTTCCCGTCGATGAGCTCATCGATGCGGCGTCCGCGGTACTCAAAGAGCACAGCGCGAGCGTGCTGCAGTATGGTCCTGCGCTCGGCTTCCTGCCGATGCGCCAGTGGCTCGCCGAATGGCAGGGCGTGACGGTCGACCAGGTGCTGACCGGCAACGGCTCGCTCGAGCTGATCGAGTTCCTGTGCCGCCAGATGATCCGTCCGGGCGACTGCGTCTTCACCGAAGCGCCGACGTACGACCGCACGATCACGCTGCTGCGCCGCCACGGCGCCGAAGTCGTCGGCATCCCGCTCGAAGCCGATGGCCCGGACATCGCGGCGCTCGAGAAGGCGCTGTCGAAGCACGTACCGAAGTTCTTCTACGTGATTCCGGATTTCCAGAATCCGTCGGGCGCGACGTGCTCGGCCGCCAAGCGCCGCCGCCTCGTCGAGCTCGCCGACGAGCACGGCTTCCTGCTCGTCGAAGACGCGCCGTACCGGCTGCTGCGTTACCGCGGAACGCAGGAGCCGACGCTGTTCGAGCTCGCGCCGCACCGCACGCTGCACATGAGCTCGTTCACCAAGTTGATCGCACCCGGCGTGCGCATGGGCTTCATGCTCGGCGAGCCCGAGGTACTGAAGAAGATCGGCAAGATCGCCGAGGACACGTACATCTCGCCCGGCTACGTCGCGCACGGAATCGCGTACGAGTGGTGCCGCCGCGGCCTTCTCACACCGCAGATCGAGCGGCTGAAGAAGCTCTACGCGCCGCGCCTCAGCGCGTGCCTCGAAGCCATCGACAAGTACATGCCGGACGCCGTGGCCACGCGGCCGGACGGCGGATTCTTCCTGTCGATCACGCTGCCGCAGGGAAGCTCGACGACGAAGGTGCGCGAGTCGGCCGTCAAGCGGCAGCTCAACCTCGCCGATGGTCTGGCGTTCTTTCCGAACGGCGGCGGCGAGAGGTTCCTCAGGCTTCCGTACTGCGCGCTGTCGCCTGCGGAGATCGACGACGGCATCCAGCGGCTCGGCGAGTCTGTAAAGGAAAGCGCCGGCAACTGACGCCTGCCGCCGGCACGATGGCCGACGCGATCGCGTGCGATCGCTTGCCGCTCGATGTGCGGAGCGCCTAGCGCCCGAAGCTGCGCGCGAACAGCCCTTCGATCGCGCGCTTGCCTTCGTCGTTGAGAAATCGCGTGCCGGTTCCCGTGAACTCCGGATGCCGGATCACGGGATCCGCGCTTTCCTTCCACGCGGCCTCGTCCCAGCGAAACCACCCGCCGCGTTCCTGGTCGAACACGAACAGAGGCTTGTTGCA
It encodes:
- a CDS encoding hydantoinase/oxoprolinase family protein, with protein sequence MPTTRKPTLTIGVDTGGTFTDIVYRDVDAKGVVTRGRLKLLSTPADPARAVLAGFAQLFGEREPDLFTYGTTVATNAMLERRGARTVLVTTRGFEDVIEIGRQARPDLYDLEPRRPEPLVEPELRLGAHERVLFDGTIEHALEDAEVRRVVKAVRSLKAEAAAVCLLHSPVRPAHETKLGDALAALGIPVTLSHEVSPTSGEYERTSTAVANAYVQPKVAGHLESLATRSRARRFRVMQSSGGAIGFATAAREPVRTMLSGPAGGVAAAAAVAARRKIARIVTVDMGGTSTDVAFVDGEPPRRVDTWIGGFALRVPCIDIHTVGAGGGSIAYVDDGGALRVGPKSAGADPGPACYGRGTEPTVTDANVVLGRLPAAHFLGGTMSLDVARARRALDGLRRAMRVRTIEEAAEGVVRVVEGNMERAIRTITVQRGQDPRTAVLFPFGGAAGLHACGMAAEMGFGEILVPADPGLLSAIGILDGRIVVDRIVPALLVDPSARTLAARAAKAVTALRREIAREGVVARDIDVTVFVRARYLRQSIQLEVPLTPDFRRRFDDVHRALFHSADAKLPLEVVGLRVSGASGAAQSNVRRGAGRTRTRTTARSKPRVLETLPVVFAAKARPTAIYARDSLAAGMRLRGPAVVVEYSSTTVVAPGWAAAVDADLNLVLSPE
- a CDS encoding sulfatase-like hydrolase/transferase, with translation MRTLPRTTAALIAWLCAGLPATHAAAADQFAYTMRREVHAMDLRTGGEVPFASEKVGADTHRTLGVTGRVAIARRMTLVEDGGQVFVYAMLPEALASSERDLDVLIDGKDGMKVRGSIHFTPGGSRRVARLFVLPDLVPGPALVEVHVRGVHVAEWQEIVTEEIDVPAKGRLHFGYTLEGSTGKSPPVELVVEARPAKNEKGMQPVTLLSTSVSGGRSGKWEDETKDLGRLAGHRIQLAFRSRPAGDAAAGAPGIVWGAPAIEVDEKRRAYPLILVVSLDSLRASEVGLYSGRTTAPSLGSLFGKKSAVGDATPFLDDFFGSRGAVMTHALTQSVTTLPSHFTLMTGLSPMSHGVVDETHTLGPGVATLAQVLRESGWHTAAFTEGGALAGELGFRRGFDLYDEGSSTEIEPSTSDAIERAKHWLEDYSGIPLFVFVHTYATRPVHGGVDGTADPKIRKDQLAAYAEQVHRADAALKGLFESLDGRIDEDHALYVVTSGHGEAFFEHGAVGHGTELYDEAVRVPLMLRGTAIEETGKQSLLVGLVDVAPTILELAGVRAPAGMQGRSFAPLLEAGRSVLAAPRFSEARRPVRLTDKGQLMLWGPPSYAMCDGTRKLIWNAGAGDTYEAFDLARDPDEQRNLVTVSFSPEWATRMAATLRNYPATAARHARPGGKANLSPANRSRLESLGYAR
- a CDS encoding PLP-dependent aminotransferase family protein gives rise to the protein MSTQAINFTRGVPATESFPVDELIDAASAVLKEHSASVLQYGPALGFLPMRQWLAEWQGVTVDQVLTGNGSLELIEFLCRQMIRPGDCVFTEAPTYDRTITLLRRHGAEVVGIPLEADGPDIAALEKALSKHVPKFFYVIPDFQNPSGATCSAAKRRRLVELADEHGFLLVEDAPYRLLRYRGTQEPTLFELAPHRTLHMSSFTKLIAPGVRMGFMLGEPEVLKKIGKIAEDTYISPGYVAHGIAYEWCRRGLLTPQIERLKKLYAPRLSACLEAIDKYMPDAVATRPDGGFFLSITLPQGSSTTKVRESAVKRQLNLADGLAFFPNGGGERFLRLPYCALSPAEIDDGIQRLGESVKESAGN